From a single Mangifera indica cultivar Alphonso chromosome 19, CATAS_Mindica_2.1, whole genome shotgun sequence genomic region:
- the LOC123203532 gene encoding surfeit locus protein 6 homolog isoform X2 encodes MGKEKQTLFDKASSSGDLKSIIQQHTLFFDKLIELIPAKFYVPSDDKKQWFQGLSKDEKALAKKESRENIKKARRERFDPNSKKTTLDLLKQNLEKEKSNEDSDDEETEVKPVMPGLEGDERSVTYEELRQRLRRKIEELQAGRNAGSSDQSKKKNEKSEKKGIEQKKRKRDLGSEGQKSASIDASKKVEEDIAEASKELAFSHVKIGNEEKHGKKKRKLSKFMELEKAQKIEEAKKDPEKGEMFAKKHSWKAATSRAAGIKIHDNPKLLKQSLQKKKKKQQKNVEKWNERIETTEKMKAERQQKRSENIAERSLQKKMRRIEKREKKLMRPGFEGRKEGYINQVETGMRRPAL; translated from the exons ATGGGGAAAGAAAAACAGACTCTTTTTGATAAAGCCAGTTCCAGTGGTGATCTAAAGTCAATAATTCAGCAACATACATTGTTCTTTGACAAGTTGATTGAGCTAATCCCTGCAAAGTTCTATGTACCTTCTGATGATAAGAAGCAATGGTTTCAGGGTCTTAGCAAGGATGAAAAAGCTTTGGCTAAGAAAGAATCAAGAGAAAACATTAAGAAAGCTCGAAGGGAACGATTCGATCCAAATTCTAAAAAAACAACACTTGATTTGCTTAAGCAAAacttagaaaaggaaaaatcgAATGAGGatagtgatgatgaagaaacaGAGGTTAAACCTGTAATGCCGGGTCTAGAAGGTGATGAACGATCAGTTACATATGAAGAACTCCGGCAAAGACTTCGCCGCAAGATTGAAGAGCTTCAGGCAGGTCGAAATGCTGGAAGTTCAGAtcaatcaaagaagaagaatgagaaGAGTGAGAAGAAGGGCATTGAACAAAAGAAACGCAAAAGAGATTTGGGATCTGAAGGACAGAAATCTGCATCTATTGATGCATCAAAAAAGGTGGAGGAGGATATAGCAGAGGCTTCAAAGGAACTTGCATTTAGTCATGTCAAAATTGGAAATGAGGAAAAGCATgggaaaaagaagaggaagcttTCTAAGTTTATGGAGCTTGAAAAAGCTCAAAAAATCGAAGAAGCGAAGAAAGATCCTGAGAAAGGGGAGATGTTTGCAAAGAAGCATTCATGGAAGGCAGCAACTAGTAGAGCTGCAGGGATTAAAATTCATGATAATCCAAAGCTTTTGAAACAGAGCctacagaagaagaagaaaaagcagCAGAAGAATGTTGAGAAGTGGAATGAGAGAATTGAAACTACAGAGAAGATGAAAGCTGAGAGACAGCAGAAGAGATCAGAAAACATAGCAGAGAGGAGTCTCCAAAAGAAGATGCGCCGGattgaaaagagagagaaaaagctCATGCGGCCAGGGTTTGAAGGTCGTAAGGAAGGTTATATTAATCAAG TAGAAACAGGAATGCGCAGGCCTGCTTTATAA
- the LOC123203607 gene encoding bifunctional nuclease 1-like produces MGSLQGPVICPAVRAKQAGLYTVPVNGPLKKTNIFRSEFWGFKGFSCSKTKVGVFNRLLKAQNCKIVQCAFSSSSNGNGSMAENFNENDEDYVNSSIVEAVEVRSGADGFMIKMRDGRHLRCMHNNPQGGHLPDYAPHPAIVLKMEDGTGLLLPIIVLEMPSVLLMAAIRNVQIARPTLYSVIKEMIDKMGYEVKLVRVTKRVHEAYFAQLYLTKVGDDTQRVSFDLRPSDAINIAVRCKVPIQVNKYLAYSDGMRIVESGKLLTQSPASDGLLFTELDRPSGQPCLDTKEFNLVCNMLIAAVEERYRDAAQWRDKLGQLRAKRNLRKFT; encoded by the exons ATGGGATCATTACAAGGACCTGTTATTTGCCCTGCTGTTCGTGCCAAACAAGCAGGACTTTACACTGTGCCTGTCAATGGGCCTTTGAAGAAGACTAACATTTTTAGAAGTGAGTTTTGGGGGTTCAAGGGATTCAGTTGTAGCAAGACAAAGGTGGGTGTTTTTAATCGTCTACTAAAGGCGCAAAACTGCAAAATTGTGCAGTGTGCTTTCAGTTCTTCCTCAAATGGTAATGGAAGCATGGCTGAGAACTTCAATGAGAATGATGAAGACTATGTTAACTCGAGTATTGTTGAAGCTG TTGAGGTGAGAAGTGGAGCAGATGGTTTCATGATCAAAATGAGGGATGGTCGACACTTAAGATGCATGCATAACAACCCTCAGGGTGGACATCTACCAGACTATGCTCCTCATCCTGCAATTGTTTTGAAGATGGAAGATGGCACTGGTCTTCTTCTCCCAATAATTGTTT TAGAAATGCCGAGTGTGTTGCTCATGGCAGCAATTCGCAATGTGCAAATT GCTAGACCAACTCTGTATTCAGTGATCAAGGAGATGATTGACAAGATGGGTTACGAA GTAAAACTTGTTAGAGTTACCAAGAGAGTGCATGAAGCATATTTTGCACAGTTATACCTTACAAAG GTGGGTGATGACACACAACGTGTCAGCTTTGATCTTCGACCTTCAGATGCCATCAACATTGCAGTGAGATGCAAG GTTCCAATACAAGTCAACAAATACTTGGCATATAGTGATGGAATGAGGATTGTTGAATCTGGAAAACTGTTGACTCAGTCCCCTGCTTCAGATGGCTTGTTATTTACTGAACTGGATAG GCCTAGTGGTCAGCCTTGTCTTGATACAAAGGAGTTCAATCTTGTTTGCAACATGTTGATAGCTGCTGTTGAGGAGCGTTATAGGGATGCAG CACAATGGAGAGACAAGCTTGGTCAACTTCGCGCTAAAAGGAACTTGAGGAAATTTACATGA
- the LOC123203532 gene encoding surfeit locus protein 6 homolog isoform X3: MGKEKQTLFDKASSSGDLKSIIQQHTLFFDKLIELIPAKFYVPSDDKKQWFQGLSKDEKALAKKESRENIKKARRERFDPNSKKTTLDLLKQNLEKEKSNEDSDDEETEVKPVMPGLEGDERSVTYEELRQRLRRKIEELQAGRNAGSSDQSKKKNEKSEKKGIEQKKRKRDLGSEGQKSASIDASKKVEEDIAEASKELAFSHVKIGNEEKHGKKKRKLSKFMELEKAQKIEEAKKDPEKGEMFAKKHSWKAATSRAAGIKIHDNPKLLKQSLQKKKKKQQKNVEKWNERIETTEKMKAERQQKRSENIAERSLQKKMRRIEKREKKLMRPGFEGRKEGYINQGAS, translated from the coding sequence ATGGGGAAAGAAAAACAGACTCTTTTTGATAAAGCCAGTTCCAGTGGTGATCTAAAGTCAATAATTCAGCAACATACATTGTTCTTTGACAAGTTGATTGAGCTAATCCCTGCAAAGTTCTATGTACCTTCTGATGATAAGAAGCAATGGTTTCAGGGTCTTAGCAAGGATGAAAAAGCTTTGGCTAAGAAAGAATCAAGAGAAAACATTAAGAAAGCTCGAAGGGAACGATTCGATCCAAATTCTAAAAAAACAACACTTGATTTGCTTAAGCAAAacttagaaaaggaaaaatcgAATGAGGatagtgatgatgaagaaacaGAGGTTAAACCTGTAATGCCGGGTCTAGAAGGTGATGAACGATCAGTTACATATGAAGAACTCCGGCAAAGACTTCGCCGCAAGATTGAAGAGCTTCAGGCAGGTCGAAATGCTGGAAGTTCAGAtcaatcaaagaagaagaatgagaaGAGTGAGAAGAAGGGCATTGAACAAAAGAAACGCAAAAGAGATTTGGGATCTGAAGGACAGAAATCTGCATCTATTGATGCATCAAAAAAGGTGGAGGAGGATATAGCAGAGGCTTCAAAGGAACTTGCATTTAGTCATGTCAAAATTGGAAATGAGGAAAAGCATgggaaaaagaagaggaagcttTCTAAGTTTATGGAGCTTGAAAAAGCTCAAAAAATCGAAGAAGCGAAGAAAGATCCTGAGAAAGGGGAGATGTTTGCAAAGAAGCATTCATGGAAGGCAGCAACTAGTAGAGCTGCAGGGATTAAAATTCATGATAATCCAAAGCTTTTGAAACAGAGCctacagaagaagaagaaaaagcagCAGAAGAATGTTGAGAAGTGGAATGAGAGAATTGAAACTACAGAGAAGATGAAAGCTGAGAGACAGCAGAAGAGATCAGAAAACATAGCAGAGAGGAGTCTCCAAAAGAAGATGCGCCGGattgaaaagagagagaaaaagctCATGCGGCCAGGGTTTGAAGGTCGTAAGGAAGGTTATATTAATCAAGGTGCATCTTGA
- the LOC123203532 gene encoding surfeit locus protein 6 homolog isoform X1: protein MGKEKQTLFDKASSSGDLKSIIQQHTLFFDKLIELIPAKFYVPSDDKKQWFQGLSKDEKALAKKESRENIKKARRERFDPNSKKTTLDLLKQNLEKEKSNEDSDDEETEVKPVMPGLEGDERSVTYEELRQRLRRKIEELQAGRNAGSSDQSKKKNEKSEKKGIEQKKRKRDLGSEGQKSASIDASKKVEEDIAEASKELAFSHVKIGNEEKHGKKKRKLSKFMELEKAQKIEEAKKDPEKGEMFAKKHSWKAATSRAAGIKIHDNPKLLKQSLQKKKKKQQKNVEKWNERIETTEKMKAERQQKRSENIAERSLQKKMRRIEKREKKLMRPGFEGRKEGYINQAVETGMRRPAL from the exons ATGGGGAAAGAAAAACAGACTCTTTTTGATAAAGCCAGTTCCAGTGGTGATCTAAAGTCAATAATTCAGCAACATACATTGTTCTTTGACAAGTTGATTGAGCTAATCCCTGCAAAGTTCTATGTACCTTCTGATGATAAGAAGCAATGGTTTCAGGGTCTTAGCAAGGATGAAAAAGCTTTGGCTAAGAAAGAATCAAGAGAAAACATTAAGAAAGCTCGAAGGGAACGATTCGATCCAAATTCTAAAAAAACAACACTTGATTTGCTTAAGCAAAacttagaaaaggaaaaatcgAATGAGGatagtgatgatgaagaaacaGAGGTTAAACCTGTAATGCCGGGTCTAGAAGGTGATGAACGATCAGTTACATATGAAGAACTCCGGCAAAGACTTCGCCGCAAGATTGAAGAGCTTCAGGCAGGTCGAAATGCTGGAAGTTCAGAtcaatcaaagaagaagaatgagaaGAGTGAGAAGAAGGGCATTGAACAAAAGAAACGCAAAAGAGATTTGGGATCTGAAGGACAGAAATCTGCATCTATTGATGCATCAAAAAAGGTGGAGGAGGATATAGCAGAGGCTTCAAAGGAACTTGCATTTAGTCATGTCAAAATTGGAAATGAGGAAAAGCATgggaaaaagaagaggaagcttTCTAAGTTTATGGAGCTTGAAAAAGCTCAAAAAATCGAAGAAGCGAAGAAAGATCCTGAGAAAGGGGAGATGTTTGCAAAGAAGCATTCATGGAAGGCAGCAACTAGTAGAGCTGCAGGGATTAAAATTCATGATAATCCAAAGCTTTTGAAACAGAGCctacagaagaagaagaaaaagcagCAGAAGAATGTTGAGAAGTGGAATGAGAGAATTGAAACTACAGAGAAGATGAAAGCTGAGAGACAGCAGAAGAGATCAGAAAACATAGCAGAGAGGAGTCTCCAAAAGAAGATGCGCCGGattgaaaagagagagaaaaagctCATGCGGCCAGGGTTTGAAGGTCGTAAGGAAGGTTATATTAATCAAG CAGTAGAAACAGGAATGCGCAGGCCTGCTTTATAA
- the LOC123203080 gene encoding transcription factor bHLH110-like, producing MESANIHHQLQDPLAGSSLPTQSCYGVSSSHAWTPTQNPNATLNAGTFNPNYNGFILNSRQNQASMIQESGFQWTNNAGQSAHDDTYFSKIKEELAESFPRFTDVLNSPSSIEDSQELPPSCLKNGQKGLNYLSSEEFYSNSQNVSSFGNALSSRGNFSQIYPSINISNLNQSSSATSSSFEMNLQALDLLATSSRFCGNFSQTPHYYNNNNDLGTYRESPPFGRLDDHMQQSRRRPSSSPTKLSSFTKDIREAKRSSSTGSIGPKATQSAPKKPRLESRTSCPPFKVRKEKLGDRIAALQQLVAPFGKTDTASVLMEAIGYIKFLQNQVETLSAPYMKSSRNKTCRTTQGGSKVEDVNKEPNRGLRSQGLCLVPLPCMSYVINIDGDGGGGGIWPPLPNFGE from the exons atggaGTCTGCGAATATCCATCATCAGCTTCAAGACCCGCTTGCTGGTTCTTCTTTACCTACCCAATCTTGCTACGGGGTTTCAAGCTCTCATGCTTGGACCCCTACGCAAAACCCGAATGCCACTTT GAATGCTGGTACCTTCAATCCAAATTACAACGGATTCATCTTAAATTCAAGGCAGAATCAGGCTTCCATGATCCAAGAATCAGGCTTCCAATGGACGAATAATGCAGGCCAGTCAGCTCATGATGATACatacttttcaaaaattaagGAAGAGCTGGCAGAATCGTTCCCAAGATTTACAGATGTATTAAACAGCCCTTCAAGTATTGAAGATTCTCAAGAACTACCCCCTAGCTGCTTGAAAAATGGGCAAAAGGgtttgaattatttatcttcTGAAGAGTTTTATTCTAATTCGCAGAACGTTTCTAGTTTTGGAAATGCTCTATCTAGTAGAGGGAACTTCAGCCAGATTTATCCGAGCATAAATATTTCCAACTTGAACCAGTCATCTTCAGCAACTTCAAGCTCCTTTGAAATGAACTTGCAGGCCTTGGATCTACTAGCAACCTCTTCAAGATTCTGCGGAAATTTCAGTCAGACTCcacattattataataacaacaatGATCTAGGTACATACAGAGAGAGCCCTCCTTTTGGCCGCCTAGATGATCATATGCAGCAATCAAGGCGCAGGCCATCTTCTAGTCCTACTAAA CTGTCATCCTTCACCAAAGACATAAGAGAGGCAAAGAGATCCAGTAGTACTGGTTCAATAGGGCCAAAGGCAACACAATCAGCACCAAAGAAGCCACGACTGGAATCACGAACCTCCTGTCCACCTTTTAAG GTTAGGAAAGAGAAACTAGGAGATAGAATTGCAGCTCTTCAGCAGCTGGTTGCACCCTTTGGCAag ACAGATACTGCATCCGTGTTAATGGAGGCTATTGGTTACATAAAATTCCTTCAAAACCAGGTCGAG ACACTAAGCGCTCCTTACATGAAATCATCACGCAACAAGACCTGCAGAACAACGCAAGGG GGCTCAAAGGTGGAGGATGTGAATAAAGAACCTAATCGAGGTCTAAGAAGCCAAGGGTTGTGTCTTGTGCCATTGCCATGCATGTCTTATGTAATAAACATCGACGGGGATGGTGGTGGAGGCGGCATCTGGCCACCATTGCCTAACTTTGGTGAATGA